The following are encoded together in the Bubalus bubalis isolate 160015118507 breed Murrah chromosome 14, NDDB_SH_1, whole genome shotgun sequence genome:
- the BHLHE23 gene encoding class E basic helix-loop-helix protein 23, whose amino-acid sequence MAELKSLSGDAYLELSHGYSAAGLAYGAVRGPEAARGYGMPGTGNDLPAASAPRAPAAADESSGEQSGDEEDAFERRRRRRGPGSAADGRRRPREQRSLRLSINARERRRMHDLNDALDGLRAVIPYAHSPSVRKLSKIATLLLAKNYILMQAQALDEMRRLVAYLNHGQGLATPVAAAPLTPFGQAALYPFSASAALPCPDKCAAFSGTPSALCKHCNEKP is encoded by the coding sequence ATGGCAGAGCTCAAGTCGCTGTCGGGGGACGCGTACCTGGAGCTGAGCCACGGCTACTCGGCGGCGGGCCTCGCCTACGGGGCGGTCCGGGGGCCCGAGGCGGCCCGCGGCTACGGGATGCCGGGCACGGGAAATGACCTCCCCGCGGCGTCAGCGCCCCGAGCCCCGGCCGCGGCGGACGAGAGCAGCGGCGAGCAGAGCGGGGACGAGGAAGACGCCTTCGagcggcggaggcggcggcgcGGGCCGGGGAGCGCGGCGGACGGACGGCGGCGGCCCCGGGAGCAGCGGTCCCTGCGGCTGAGCATCAACGCCCGGGAGCGCCGGCGGATGCACGACCTGAACGACGCCCTGGACGGTCTGCGCGCGGTGATCCCCTACGCGCACAGCCCGTCGGTGCGCAAGCTCTCCAAGATCGCCACGCTGCTGCTCGCCAAGAACTACATCCTCATGCAGGCGCAGGCCCTGGACGAGATGCGGCGCCTCGTGGCCTACCTCAACCACGGCCAGGGCTTGGCCACGCCGGTGGCCGCGGCGCCCTTGACACCCTTCGGCCAGGCTGCACTGTACCCCTTCTCTGCCAGCGCCGCGCTGCCCTGTCCAGACAAGTGCGCCGCCTTCTCCGGGACGCCCTCGGCGCTTTGCAAACACTGTAACGAGAAGCCCTAA